Part of the Nitrospira sp. genome is shown below.
GGTACCAGCGGGGGTAGAGATGAGGTCGTCATGGGCGCTCCTGCACCGGATGCTGATCCCTTACTGTACCATAGGCCGAGTGCCGTCTGATGCTACCTTCCCGCTCTCCTGCCGACTGAGCAAGTCACTCTTTGCTCGCAGCCGACTGTGGAGTCGTACGGATCCGGCGCGTGCCGCCCTGTGAATGGAGCCGTCACGGACCGACTGCACGGGCGGTCAAGAGAAGATCGAGAGAAGCACTGGCGCAGCATTGCCACATTGGCGTGTCGGCCGCAACGACCAGTCCGGCATGTTTATGCGCCCTCTGCCTTTTCCCGCACATTGAACTGATTCATGGCAGTTGCGATATCGCGGTTGAGCAGCAGTTCGAGGGCATCGACCGCCCGTTCCAGGCAGGGCTCATACGAGGCGCGTTCTTCCAGGGAGAGCGGCTCCAGCACATAGTCCGCGGTATCTTGCCTCGGCGCCGGTCGGCCCACGCCGATCTTCAGACGGACGAACTGCGGCGTCCCCAGCGCTTCGATCACAGACTTGATACCATTGTGACCACCGCTTCCGCCGTCCCGCCTGATGCGCAAACGGCCTGGTTCCAGATCCAGATCGTCGTGCACGACAACGAGGGCATCAGGGGTAAGACCGAGCTCGCGAAGGAGACCTTTCAGGGGAGGACCGCTGAGATTCATCCAGTCGAGTGTTTCGGCCAGCTCGACGAGTTTGGAGCCGGCGCGACCCGAGCCTCGCTGGGCCGCGCCCTTCCTGGTGAGACGTATCGACCAGCGCACCGCCGCCCGTTCGATCACCCAGCAGCCGATGTTGTGCCGGGTCTCGGCATACTCAGCTCCGGGATTGCCCAATCCAACGAGCAGGCGCAACGCAATTACTTCTTCTTCTCGGGTTCCTTCTTGGCTGGGGCTGCCCCTGCCTTGGGTGCAGCCGCTCCGGCCTTGGCGTCACCCGCCTTACCGGCTTCCGCGCCAGCCGCGCCTTCAGCCGCAGCTTTCCCCTTGGCCGCCACTTCTGGTTCCTTCGCGCCCTCCGCTCCGGCTGCACCGCTGGCAAGCAAGGATTCCAACTTGGCATCGGTCATCGGCGCCGCCAC
Proteins encoded:
- a CDS encoding aminoacyl-tRNA hydrolase yields the protein MRLLVGLGNPGAEYAETRHNIGCWVIERAAVRWSIRLTRKGAAQRGSGRAGSKLVELAETLDWMNLSGPPLKGLLRELGLTPDALVVVHDDLDLEPGRLRIRRDGGSGGHNGIKSVIEALGTPQFVRLKIGVGRPAPRQDTADYVLEPLSLEERASYEPCLERAVDALELLLNRDIATAMNQFNVREKAEGA